From Thermotoga sp. Ku-13t, the proteins below share one genomic window:
- a CDS encoding ABC transporter permease, translated as MGKYVSRRIIQIIPTLFFVILTAFLLMKLVPGDPAMVLLGPQARAEDIARFRQELGLDKPLLIQFFIYLKRVLTGDLGVSLIYRQSVLSLILERLPVTITLSLCALTIAVSIGIPAGVLAAIKHNSLVDLLVTILALMGLSIPIFWFGMILIIIFSLKLGWLPAVGLGDPSKGIWDVVSHFVLPSLALGILSTGTIARFTRSSMLEVLNQDYIRTAYAKGLRKSLILYRHALRNALVPVITVIGLQLGNLLAGAVLTETVFALPGLGKLMVDGIFRRDYVLVQGEVLFTAIMYIFVNLAVDIAYAFINPKIRQTYRGGL; from the coding sequence ATGGGAAAATACGTTTCCAGAAGAATCATTCAGATCATACCCACGCTCTTCTTCGTCATTCTAACAGCCTTTCTTTTGATGAAACTTGTCCCGGGCGATCCGGCGATGGTCTTACTAGGTCCGCAGGCGCGTGCTGAAGATATAGCCAGATTCAGACAGGAACTCGGCTTGGACAAACCCCTATTGATACAGTTCTTTATTTATCTGAAAAGAGTACTCACAGGTGACCTTGGAGTGTCTCTTATTTACAGACAGAGCGTACTCTCATTGATCCTGGAGAGACTACCTGTCACGATCACGCTGAGCCTGTGCGCCTTGACAATTGCGGTGAGCATAGGTATCCCCGCAGGTGTTTTAGCGGCGATAAAGCACAACTCCTTAGTCGATCTACTTGTGACTATTCTGGCTCTGATGGGGCTTTCCATACCAATCTTTTGGTTTGGGATGATCCTCATCATAATCTTTTCCCTCAAACTCGGATGGCTTCCCGCAGTTGGGCTCGGTGATCCAAGCAAAGGGATCTGGGATGTCGTGAGCCACTTCGTTCTCCCATCACTCGCCCTCGGAATTCTCTCCACTGGAACTATCGCTCGCTTCACACGCTCGAGCATGCTCGAGGTACTGAACCAGGATTACATAAGGACCGCTTACGCAAAAGGACTCCGAAAGAGCCTTATTCTCTATAGACATGCACTGAGAAACGCTCTTGTTCCCGTCATAACAGTCATAGGCTTGCAGTTAGGAAATCTGCTCGCGGGGGCTGTATTGACGGAAACAGTATTTGCACTCCCTGGACTTGGAAAACTCATGGTTGATGGGATCTTCAGGCGTGACTATGTGCTCGTGCAGGGTGAGGTTCTCTTCACGGCAATCATGTACATCTTCGTGAATTTAGCTGTAGACATAGCCTATGCATTCATAAATCCCAAGATCAGGCAGACTTACAGGGGTGGTCTTTGA